One genomic segment of bacterium includes these proteins:
- a CDS encoding GlsB/YeaQ/YmgE family stress response membrane protein, giving the protein MTIVWTILIGLVAGAVAKFIMPGKDPGGIIITILLGIAGSVVFTYLGKFLGLYQEGETAGFIGAVIGAIILLAIYRMFKKKSA; this is encoded by the coding sequence ATGACTATAGTCTGGACAATTCTCATAGGTCTGGTTGCGGGAGCGGTTGCAAAATTTATTATGCCCGGCAAAGATCCCGGGGGAATAATTATAACTATACTGCTTGGTATTGCAGGTTCAGTTGTATTTACTTACCTGGGAAAATTTCTTGGATTGTATCAGGAAGGCGAAACTGCCGGGTTTATCGGTGCTGTTATTGGAGCAATTATTCTTCTTGCAATCTATAGAATGTTCAAGAAAAAGTCAGCCTGA
- a CDS encoding HXXEE domain-containing protein yields the protein MINKEQKYIAWFIPAAYLFHLADEYFAGFYRWFSVIFNVNLSLNDFIIINSIGFTAAVAVATLYSLNKLNHFVIAVLSILFFVNGVVHIAASIFTASYSPGTISACLFYLPLGYLVYKKIFPLMPYQQRSISIAVGIIIQIVVAIIALNI from the coding sequence ATGATCAATAAAGAACAAAAATATATTGCCTGGTTTATTCCGGCAGCTTATCTCTTTCATCTAGCTGATGAATACTTCGCCGGGTTTTATCGATGGTTTTCAGTAATATTTAATGTCAATCTTTCCCTGAATGATTTTATTATCATAAACTCAATCGGATTTACAGCTGCGGTGGCTGTGGCTACTCTATACTCGCTAAATAAATTAAATCACTTTGTAATTGCCGTGCTCAGCATTTTATTCTTTGTTAATGGTGTTGTTCATATAGCCGCATCAATTTTTACTGCTAGCTACTCACCGGGAACGATCTCAGCTTGCTTATTTTATCTGCCGCTTGGCTACCTGGTTTATAAAAAGATCTTCCCTCTCATGCCCTATCAGCAAAGAAGTATAAGTATTGCTGTGGGAATAATTATACAGATTGTTGTTGCCATCATCGCGCTCAACATTTAA
- a CDS encoding group 1 truncated hemoglobin, whose translation MKKVLQKIIAANILLILFCITGFAQETDQVKEESLYNRLGGAHAIAQVVDDFVDRIWVNEVLNQNPKNKEAMGISKPALKYLATELTCMATGGPQKYSGRGMKEVHSGLNISDKEWDAMVVDFKTTLNKFNVPEKEQNELLNLVGGLKGDIVMSSAK comes from the coding sequence ATGAAAAAAGTACTGCAGAAAATAATTGCTGCAAATATCCTGTTAATTCTATTCTGCATCACTGGCTTTGCTCAGGAAACTGATCAGGTAAAAGAGGAATCATTATACAACAGACTCGGAGGTGCACATGCGATTGCACAGGTTGTAGATGATTTCGTTGACCGTATCTGGGTGAACGAGGTCTTAAATCAGAATCCAAAGAATAAAGAAGCAATGGGCATAAGTAAGCCTGCATTGAAATATCTCGCCACAGAACTTACCTGTATGGCAACAGGCGGTCCTCAGAAATATTCAGGACGTGGTATGAAGGAGGTCCATTCGGGACTTAACATCTCGGACAAAGAATGGGATGCAATGGTTGTAGATTTCAAAACCACACTAAACAAATTTAATGTTCCGGAAAAAGAACAAAACGAATTACTCAATCTTGTTGGTGGATTAAAGGGTGATATAGTAATGTCATCTGCAAAATAA
- a CDS encoding NAD(P)-binding domain-containing protein, giving the protein MIEQIETVIIGGGPAGLSTSYYLNQHNKEHIILEKHDKIAHPWRNERWDSFTLVTPNWALYRMPGSERNGEPSDGFMQKDKIVKFLEGYVRKNNLPVWYNTNVISVEPNGRLGYIIKTGEKTIKAKNVVVAIGFQRVPRIPQISKRISGDIHQIHSSAYRNPTSLPDGAVLIAGSGQSGTQLAEELYQSGRKVFLCVGKAGRLPRRYRGKDIIQWLDEMGIFDLTPEQLPPGVERFRPIPQLTGKNGGYTINLHKFSKDGITLLGHLKGAENNKTFFAPDLHQSLAIVDQFESEIVKMIDQYIQQMKLDLPEEKLPELKDGYKQALIEELDLESENIKTIIWAGGYDWDYSFVKIPVFDREGFPNQTRGVTNSPGLCFVGLPWMPSERTGFLVGISDGAKNVADYIAQL; this is encoded by the coding sequence ATGATTGAACAAATCGAAACTGTAATAATCGGAGGTGGACCAGCGGGGCTTTCAACAAGCTACTATCTTAATCAACACAATAAAGAGCATATAATTTTAGAGAAGCATGATAAGATCGCGCATCCGTGGCGTAATGAAAGATGGGATTCGTTCACACTTGTAACACCAAACTGGGCTTTATACCGGATGCCCGGAAGTGAAAGAAATGGAGAACCTTCTGACGGATTTATGCAAAAAGATAAAATTGTAAAATTCTTAGAGGGATATGTCCGGAAGAACAATTTGCCAGTCTGGTATAATACTAATGTGATTTCGGTAGAACCCAATGGAAGATTGGGCTATATAATAAAAACCGGTGAAAAAACTATTAAGGCAAAAAATGTTGTGGTTGCAATCGGTTTCCAGCGTGTGCCGAGAATACCACAGATATCCAAAAGAATATCCGGCGATATTCATCAGATTCATAGCAGCGCATACCGTAATCCAACTTCATTACCGGATGGAGCAGTTCTCATTGCCGGCAGCGGACAATCAGGTACTCAACTGGCGGAAGAACTTTATCAATCCGGTAGAAAAGTTTTTTTGTGTGTTGGAAAAGCAGGAAGATTACCAAGGCGTTACAGAGGTAAGGATATAATTCAATGGCTGGATGAAATGGGTATCTTTGATTTAACTCCGGAACAATTGCCGCCTGGTGTTGAAAGGTTTCGTCCAATACCTCAGCTTACAGGAAAGAATGGCGGATATACAATCAACCTGCATAAATTTTCAAAAGACGGAATTACGTTGTTAGGTCACCTCAAAGGTGCTGAAAATAATAAAACATTTTTTGCGCCTGATTTACACCAAAGTCTCGCGATAGTAGATCAATTTGAAAGTGAAATTGTAAAAATGATCGATCAGTATATTCAGCAAATGAAATTAGATTTACCCGAAGAAAAATTGCCTGAGTTAAAAGATGGTTACAAGCAAGCTTTGATTGAAGAGCTGGATCTGGAATCGGAAAATATAAAAACTATTATCTGGGCAGGAGGATATGATTGGGATTATAGTTTTGTGAAGATACCTGTTTTTGACAGAGAAGGATTTCCAAATCAGACGAGAGGTGTAACTAACTCGCCGGGTCTTTGCTTCGTTGGTTTGCCGTGGATGCCGTCGGAGCGGACAGGGTTCCTTGTCGGTATAAGTGATGGGGCAAAAAATGTTGCGGATTATATAGCTCAATTATAA
- a CDS encoding GNAT family N-acetyltransferase, whose protein sequence is MTEINKDIFKSFPELDSERLLFRKITFIDAKEIFAIRSNDDVMKFMDVPRHYSVNDSEKLIRAIEDSYKNETGINWAIIEKKLNAFIGYIGFIRMTPEHCRAEIGYALKPEYWGKGFMFETINRIVRFGFEEMNLHSIEANVNPLNERSQKVLERVGFRKEAHFRENYLFNGEFLDSIIFSLLEKDLKGE, encoded by the coding sequence ATGACAGAAATAAACAAGGATATATTTAAATCTTTTCCCGAGCTTGATTCGGAGCGATTGCTTTTCCGAAAAATAACTTTTATTGATGCAAAAGAAATATTTGCCATCCGATCAAATGATGATGTTATGAAATTTATGGACGTGCCCAGACATTATTCTGTTAACGATTCGGAAAAATTGATTCGGGCCATCGAGGATTCTTATAAAAATGAAACGGGCATAAACTGGGCAATTATTGAGAAGAAGTTGAATGCATTTATCGGTTATATAGGATTTATACGAATGACTCCGGAACATTGCAGGGCAGAAATAGGCTATGCGCTCAAACCGGAATATTGGGGCAAAGGATTTATGTTCGAAACTATTAACAGGATTGTGAGATTCGGATTCGAAGAAATGAATCTCCACAGCATCGAAGCGAATGTAAATCCATTAAATGAAAGATCACAGAAAGTTCTTGAAAGAGTCGGCTTCAGGAAGGAAGCACATTTCAGAGAAAATTATTTATTCAATGGTGAGTTTCTTGATAGCATAATTTTTTCTCTCCTCGAAAAAGATCTAAAAGGCGAATAG
- a CDS encoding HAD family hydrolase produces MITTPLINIKAILFDLDGTLLDSFPVHYEVYEVMFERLGIQINKEKFLSTYSPDWYKTYEAMELPREKWELANSYWLEEAEKHSPSLFTDVHNVLEILSKKFAVGLVTSGSRTRVMNDLQRTGIKHLFKTIVTGDDIKNPKPSPEGLNLALNNLKLKANEAMYIGDTSIDHEMAKAGRVFFIGVNSEFRSLNTNHPEYSIHSITELPELLGIEHS; encoded by the coding sequence ATGATCACTACACCTCTGATTAATATCAAAGCTATCCTGTTCGATCTTGACGGTACTCTGCTTGATTCTTTCCCGGTTCACTATGAAGTTTATGAAGTTATGTTCGAACGATTAGGTATTCAAATTAACAAAGAAAAATTTTTAAGTACATATTCTCCTGACTGGTATAAAACTTATGAAGCAATGGAGCTTCCAAGAGAAAAATGGGAGCTCGCAAATTCTTACTGGCTGGAAGAAGCTGAAAAGCATTCTCCCTCGCTTTTTACGGATGTGCATAATGTCTTAGAAATACTTTCAAAAAAATTTGCGGTCGGACTTGTAACCTCCGGTTCGAGAACACGTGTTATGAATGATCTTCAGAGAACGGGAATTAAACATCTGTTTAAAACAATCGTTACCGGGGATGACATTAAAAATCCTAAACCTTCTCCTGAAGGTTTAAACCTGGCATTAAACAATTTAAAGTTGAAAGCAAACGAAGCAATGTATATTGGCGATACAAGTATTGACCATGAAATGGCAAAAGCCGGCAGAGTTTTCTTCATTGGTGTGAACAGTGAATTTAGAAGTCTTAATACAAACCACCCGGAGTATAGCATTCATTCCATAACAGAACTGCCTGAATTGCTGGGTATTGAGCATTCATAA
- a CDS encoding STAS domain-containing protein — protein sequence MEAIKRTLQGEIVIEKVNLIRATMHEAFEIKEILNDDIFDYNKIIIDLTSCDYVDSTFLGALVFSYRKIKEKNGTFALVISNGFLSKSFLYSDISSIFKVYYSLKEAIENLTDTNKKETISEEH from the coding sequence ATGGAAGCAATTAAAAGAACTTTACAGGGTGAAATTGTAATCGAAAAAGTAAACTTAATCAGAGCAACAATGCATGAAGCATTCGAAATAAAAGAAATTCTTAACGACGATATTTTCGATTACAATAAAATAATAATAGACTTAACAAGCTGTGATTATGTCGACAGTACATTTCTCGGTGCTTTGGTTTTTTCTTATCGTAAAATAAAGGAAAAGAACGGCACCTTTGCTCTCGTAATCAGTAATGGATTTCTTTCCAAATCATTTCTTTATAGTGATATATCATCCATCTTCAAAGTTTACTATTCACTTAAAGAAGCCATCGAAAATCTGACTGATACTAATAAAAAAGAAACAATATCAGAAGAACACTGA
- the sulP gene encoding sulfate permease — MLTPKLFTTLRDYSKKQFTSDLTAGVIVGIVALPLAIAFAIASGVTPDKGLITAVVAGFIISFLGGSRVQIGGPTGAFIIIVYGIIQQYGTNGLIIATIMAGVILVIMGFARFGSIIKFIPHPVIVGFTSGIALIIFSTQIKDFFGLTIEKMPSEFLEKWIVYSQNFVSMNYWAFIIGAISLVTILIFPRITHRIPGTIIAIIISTLLVQLFHLPVDTIGSRFGEIPSSLPTPTFPEIDFETIRNLISPATTIALLAAIESLLSAVVADGMIGGRHRSNMELIAQGAANIVTPLFGGIPATGAIARTATNIKNGGRTPVAGIVHAIVLLLIMLFFGRWAGLIPMPTLAAILIVVAYNMSEWRSFAEIFKYPKSDIAVLLTTFGLTVIFDLTIAIQIGMILAVLLFIRRMAMVTNVGIITRELKDEEEVTDVNSIQNKKVPDGVEVFEITGPFFFGAVSKFRDTVRIVENPPKIIIIRMRDVPAIDSTGIHALEQLLKETKRHDTKLILSGVHTQPLMALAQAEFIEKIGEANIHGNIDDALDRAREILGLPKLGRPADFKPTVARER; from the coding sequence ATGCTGACACCAAAACTTTTTACTACACTTAGAGACTACTCAAAAAAACAATTTACGTCTGATCTTACAGCCGGAGTGATAGTGGGAATTGTTGCACTGCCTCTTGCAATTGCTTTTGCAATTGCTTCCGGAGTTACACCCGATAAAGGATTAATCACTGCAGTTGTTGCCGGATTTATAATTTCTTTTCTTGGCGGAAGCCGGGTTCAGATCGGCGGACCAACTGGTGCTTTTATAATTATTGTTTACGGAATAATCCAGCAGTACGGAACTAACGGTTTGATCATTGCAACGATAATGGCAGGAGTGATTCTTGTCATAATGGGATTTGCAAGATTCGGATCGATTATAAAATTTATTCCTCATCCGGTGATAGTCGGATTTACAAGCGGTATTGCTCTGATAATTTTCTCTACTCAGATAAAAGATTTCTTCGGACTGACTATTGAAAAAATGCCCTCGGAATTTCTTGAGAAGTGGATTGTTTATTCTCAGAACTTTGTTTCAATGAACTACTGGGCATTTATCATCGGTGCAATTTCATTGGTTACGATTTTAATTTTTCCAAGAATTACTCACAGGATACCCGGAACAATAATAGCAATTATTATTTCAACACTGCTGGTTCAGCTTTTTCATCTGCCGGTGGATACGATTGGAAGCAGGTTTGGAGAAATTCCTTCTTCGCTTCCAACTCCAACTTTTCCTGAAATTGATTTTGAAACTATCAGGAACCTGATAAGTCCGGCAACTACAATTGCACTTTTGGCTGCGATCGAATCTCTTCTTTCAGCAGTTGTTGCAGATGGTATGATCGGCGGAAGACATCGCTCAAATATGGAATTGATTGCACAGGGTGCTGCAAATATTGTAACACCTCTGTTCGGTGGAATTCCTGCAACCGGTGCAATTGCAAGAACAGCAACCAATATTAAAAACGGCGGAAGAACTCCTGTCGCAGGAATTGTTCACGCAATTGTTCTTCTTTTAATAATGCTTTTCTTCGGAAGATGGGCAGGACTTATTCCAATGCCAACACTTGCCGCAATTCTGATTGTCGTTGCTTACAATATGAGCGAATGGAGATCATTCGCAGAAATATTTAAATATCCCAAAAGCGATATTGCTGTACTGCTTACAACATTCGGACTCACGGTTATCTTCGATCTTACAATTGCAATACAGATAGGAATGATACTCGCGGTTCTTTTATTCATACGAAGAATGGCGATGGTAACAAACGTTGGAATTATTACAAGAGAGTTGAAAGATGAAGAAGAAGTGACCGACGTGAACTCAATCCAGAATAAAAAAGTTCCGGACGGTGTTGAGGTTTTTGAAATAACCGGACCTTTCTTCTTCGGTGCGGTTTCAAAGTTCCGGGATACGGTGAGGATTGTCGAAAACCCTCCGAAGATAATTATTATAAGAATGCGCGATGTTCCGGCAATAGACTCAACAGGAATACATGCTCTCGAACAATTATTGAAAGAAACAAAACGACATGATACTAAACTTATTTTATCGGGAGTGCACACTCAGCCGCTGATGGCACTTGCACAAGCTGAGTTTATTGAAAAGATCGGCGAAGCAAACATTCATGGAAACATTGACGATGCACTCGACCGCGCAAGAGAAATACTCGGATTGCCCAAGCTTGGTCGTCCCGCAGATTTTAAACCTACCGTTGCGAGGGAAAGGTAG
- a CDS encoding T9SS type A sorting domain-containing protein has translation MKYIFCILLFQFVLSVSINAQISGYALHYDGVDDYVNYGNAATFDVGTTATYELWIKPDSGASGFLFNKWVAFQEDKQITYSNGSVGFYLFNVFGGIALYSTPIIPELQYTHIALTYDGSEAKIYINGVFDTSKFVGNGVSNSFGNLFSGFNPDRNDAVYPYEGIVDEFRIWDIARTESEIQSTMEQTLIGNEAGLVAYWKFDEGSGTVTNDATANNNPGTISGATWVVSNITDVEQTTGSLPANYSLEQNYPNPFNPSTKIKYSIPFAEIVTLKVYDLLGQAVATLVNEYKPAGNYDVDFTADKLSSGTYIYEIRAGDFVETNKMILLK, from the coding sequence ATGAAATATATTTTCTGCATTCTGCTATTCCAATTTGTGTTAAGTGTATCGATAAATGCTCAAATATCAGGCTATGCACTTCATTATGACGGTGTTGATGATTATGTCAACTATGGCAACGCAGCAACTTTTGATGTTGGCACAACAGCCACATATGAATTATGGATAAAACCAGATTCTGGTGCCTCAGGATTTCTTTTTAACAAATGGGTTGCATTTCAAGAAGACAAGCAAATAACTTATTCAAATGGAAGTGTAGGATTTTACTTATTTAATGTATTTGGTGGAATAGCACTTTATTCAACACCAATAATTCCAGAGCTTCAGTATACTCATATTGCATTAACATACGATGGCTCCGAGGCAAAAATATATATTAATGGTGTATTTGACACATCAAAATTTGTTGGCAATGGTGTTAGTAATTCTTTCGGTAATTTATTTTCAGGATTTAATCCAGACAGGAACGATGCCGTATATCCATATGAAGGAATTGTTGATGAGTTCCGCATCTGGGATATTGCTCGGACAGAATCCGAAATTCAATCCACTATGGAACAAACATTAATCGGAAATGAAGCTGGGCTAGTAGCATACTGGAAGTTTGATGAGGGATCGGGAACTGTAACTAATGATGCAACCGCTAACAATAATCCGGGGACGATTAGCGGGGCCACCTGGGTAGTTTCAAATATTACTGATGTTGAACAGACAACCGGCAGCTTACCAGCAAATTATTCACTTGAACAAAACTATCCCAACCCGTTTAATCCATCAACAAAAATAAAATATTCAATACCATTTGCAGAAATTGTTACGCTGAAAGTTTATGATCTACTTGGACAAGCAGTTGCGACACTTGTTAATGAATATAAACCCGCAGGAAATTATGATGTTGATTTTACGGCGGACAAACTTTCAAGCGGAACATACATATATGAAATAAGAGCGGGTGATTTTGTTGAGACCAATAAAATGATCCTGCTTAAGTAA
- a CDS encoding class I SAM-dependent methyltransferase — MVDSLQSINFLTRQAYNLAAQKYHDLFHNEMNEKEYDRELLDSFAERFNKDSLICDAGCGPSGHIGRYLFEKGINVVGVDISEKCVELAKLHNPEMSFKCADIGNMPFEDYAFDGIISYYSIINTPKIYVGKLITEFRRVLKPNGYLLVAVKAGTFEGYIEDLLEIKTKSYFTLFTVEEIVDYFSKAGFLLEFFDKRNPYDFEISNERIFAIGRKI; from the coding sequence ATGGTTGATTCTCTTCAATCAATAAATTTTCTTACCCGCCAGGCATACAATCTCGCCGCTCAAAAATACCACGACCTTTTCCACAATGAGATGAACGAAAAAGAATACGATCGGGAACTTCTTGATTCTTTCGCTGAAAGATTCAATAAAGATTCTCTTATCTGCGATGCCGGTTGTGGTCCTTCCGGACATATCGGAAGATATTTATTTGAAAAAGGAATAAATGTTGTTGGTGTTGATATTTCTGAAAAGTGTGTTGAGCTTGCAAAACTTCACAATCCGGAAATGAGTTTTAAATGTGCGGATATTGGTAATATGCCTTTCGAGGACTACGCATTTGATGGTATCATATCTTATTACTCGATTATAAACACTCCCAAAATTTACGTTGGCAAACTCATTACTGAATTTCGCAGAGTATTGAAACCGAATGGTTATTTGCTGGTTGCAGTCAAAGCAGGAACATTCGAAGGATATATTGAAGACCTTCTTGAAATAAAAACCAAATCATATTTCACTTTGTTCACAGTTGAAGAAATTGTTGACTACTTCAGTAAAGCAGGATTTCTTCTGGAATTTTTTGATAAAAGAAATCCGTATGATTTTGAAATTTCAAACGAAAGAATTTTTGCGATTGGTAGGAAGATATGA
- a CDS encoding SRPBCC family protein produces MKMTKVEASININRPVSEVFAYASDWKHWDKWREGASDLKPITNIERGNNARYAYQTTIGFLKFNLETEVHYFRENVGWQGIVLKGFPHKMNWFFESKADKTQVKYVIEYSPPFFILGPLLDYFILKPNLQRMLEKSLENLKAQLENHP; encoded by the coding sequence ATGAAAATGACGAAAGTCGAAGCGAGCATAAATATCAACAGACCGGTAAGTGAAGTTTTTGCTTATGCTTCAGATTGGAAGCACTGGGATAAATGGCGTGAAGGTGCCTCGGACCTAAAACCAATAACAAATATTGAAAGAGGAAATAATGCACGCTATGCTTATCAGACTACCATCGGCTTTTTGAAATTTAATCTTGAAACAGAGGTTCATTATTTTAGAGAAAATGTGGGCTGGCAGGGAATAGTACTCAAAGGTTTTCCGCATAAGATGAATTGGTTTTTTGAAAGTAAGGCGGATAAAACACAAGTTAAGTATGTCATTGAATACAGTCCGCCCTTTTTTATACTCGGACCATTACTGGACTATTTTATATTGAAGCCAAACTTGCAGCGTATGCTTGAAAAGAGTCTAGAAAACCTTAAAGCTCAATTGGAAAATCACCCATAA